One Equus quagga isolate Etosha38 chromosome 5, UCLA_HA_Equagga_1.0, whole genome shotgun sequence genomic window carries:
- the KNCN gene encoding kinocilin, with protein sequence MDIPISSRDFRCLQLACVALGLVAGSIIIGVSVSKAAAAAGGIFIGASGLGILILAYPFLKARFNLDHILPTIGSLRIHPHPAPEHGEGRSSANDNKEGARSSLSTVSRTLEKLKPGARAAGEG encoded by the exons ATGGACATCCCCATCAGCAGCAGAGACTTCCGCTGCCTGCAGCTGGCCTGTGTGGCCCTCGGCCTGGTGGCCGGCAGCATCATCATCGGCGTCTCCGTGTCCAAAGCTGCAGCGGCTGCGGGTGGTATCTTTATTGGCGCCTCTGGTCTGG GGATCCTCATCTTGGCCTATCCCTTCCTGAAGGCTCGGTTCAACCTGGATCACATCCTGCCTACGATAG GGAGCCTGAGAATCCACCCCCACCCAGCGCCTGAACACGGGGAGGGAAGATCCAGCGCCAATGACAATAAAGAGG GAGCCCGCAGCAGCCTGTCGACCGTGAGCAGGACCCTGGAGAAGCTGAAGCCAGGGGCCCGGGCGGCTGGGGAGGGCTGA